A stretch of the Enterobacter mori genome encodes the following:
- a CDS encoding protein-disulfide reductase DsbD yields the protein MAQRFLTLILLLCSTSAFAGLFDAPGRSNFIPADQAFIFDFQQNQHDLNLTWQVKEGYYLYRKQVSITPAKANVGALQMPAGEWHEDEFYGKSEIYRQRLSVPVTVNQADKGATLTVTYQGCADAGFCYPPETKVVPLSEVKAAASPLPSGERARVRGEGEGEAASDLPFSALWALLIGIGIAFTPCVLPMYPLISGIVLGGKQRLSTARALLLAFIYVQGMALTYTALGLVVAAAGLQFQAALQHPYVLIGLSAVFILLALSMFGLFTLQLPSALQTRLTLMSNRQQGGSAGGVFAMGAIAGLICSPCTTAPLSAILLYIAQSGNLWLGGGTLYLYALGMGLPLILVTVFGNRLLPKSGPWMETVKTAFGFVILALPVFLLERIVGDLWGIRLWAMLSVAFFGWAFIVSLGAKKAWMRLVQILLLAAALVSVRPLQDWAFGSPVSETQAHLNFTQINNVDELNAALTQAKGKPVMLDLYADWCVACKEFEKYTFSDPQVQRALKETVLLQVNVTANNAQDKALLKQLNVLGLPTILFFDKQGLEQPEQRVTGFMDAAAFSAHLRNRQP from the coding sequence ATGGCTCAACGCTTCCTTACGCTGATCCTGCTGCTGTGCAGCACGTCAGCTTTTGCCGGGTTATTTGACGCGCCCGGCCGTTCGAACTTTATTCCCGCCGACCAGGCGTTCATTTTCGACTTTCAGCAAAACCAGCACGATCTCAATCTTACCTGGCAGGTGAAAGAGGGCTATTACCTCTACCGCAAACAGGTCAGCATCACGCCCGCAAAGGCTAACGTCGGCGCACTGCAAATGCCCGCGGGTGAGTGGCATGAGGACGAGTTCTACGGTAAGAGTGAAATCTACCGCCAGCGCTTAAGCGTGCCCGTTACGGTGAATCAGGCCGATAAAGGCGCAACGCTGACCGTCACCTATCAAGGATGTGCGGATGCCGGATTCTGCTATCCCCCTGAAACGAAGGTCGTTCCGCTCAGCGAAGTGAAAGCCGCGGCCTCCCCTCTCCCCTCAGGGGAGAGGGCCAGGGTGAGGGGTGAAGGTGAAGGCGAAGCCGCGTCAGACCTTCCGTTCTCGGCGCTGTGGGCCTTGCTGATCGGTATAGGCATTGCCTTTACGCCGTGCGTCCTGCCAATGTACCCGCTTATTTCAGGCATCGTACTGGGCGGCAAACAGCGCCTTTCTACCGCCCGCGCGCTGCTGCTGGCCTTTATCTACGTGCAGGGTATGGCGCTGACCTACACGGCGCTCGGCCTTGTGGTCGCCGCTGCCGGATTGCAGTTCCAGGCGGCGCTTCAGCACCCTTACGTGCTTATAGGCCTGTCAGCGGTGTTTATCCTGCTGGCACTGTCGATGTTTGGCCTGTTCACGCTGCAGCTACCGTCAGCTCTGCAAACTCGCTTAACGCTGATGAGTAACCGCCAGCAGGGTGGTTCGGCAGGCGGGGTGTTTGCGATGGGGGCCATCGCTGGACTGATTTGCTCCCCTTGCACCACCGCACCGCTGAGCGCCATCCTGCTCTATATTGCCCAGAGCGGCAATCTGTGGCTTGGAGGCGGTACGCTGTACCTATACGCGCTGGGCATGGGCCTGCCGCTGATTCTGGTCACAGTTTTCGGCAACCGACTTCTGCCGAAGAGCGGCCCGTGGATGGAGACGGTGAAAACAGCGTTTGGCTTTGTGATTCTGGCGCTGCCTGTGTTCCTGCTGGAGCGCATTGTGGGTGACCTCTGGGGCATTCGCCTGTGGGCAATGCTCAGTGTGGCCTTCTTCGGCTGGGCATTTATCGTCAGCCTGGGCGCAAAAAAAGCGTGGATGCGTCTGGTGCAAATTCTTCTGCTCGCCGCTGCGCTGGTGAGCGTGCGTCCGCTACAGGATTGGGCTTTCGGCTCACCCGTTAGCGAGACGCAGGCGCACCTGAATTTCACGCAGATTAACAACGTGGATGAACTCAACGCCGCCCTGACGCAAGCAAAAGGTAAACCGGTGATGCTCGATCTCTATGCCGACTGGTGTGTCGCCTGTAAAGAGTTTGAAAAATACACCTTTAGCGATCCACAGGTACAACGTGCTCTAAAAGAAACGGTTCTGCTCCAGGTGAATGTGACAGCCAATAATGCGCAGGATAAGGCTCTGCTGAAGCAGCTTAACGTGCTCGGGCTGCCCACTATTCTGTTCTTCGATAAACAAGGCCTGGAACAACCAGAACAGCGTGTAACCGGGTTTATGGATGCAGCGGCGTTCAGCGCGCATTTGCGCAATCGCCAACCGTAA
- the aspA gene encoding aspartate ammonia-lyase codes for MLNNIRIEEDLLGTREVPADAYYGVHTLRAIENFYISNSKISDIPEFVRGMVMVKKAAALANKELQTIPKSAANAIIAACDEVLNNGKCMDQFPVDVYQGGAGTSVNMNTNEVLANIGLELMGHQKGEYQYLNPNDHVNKCQSTNDAYPTGFRIAVYASVVKLVDAINQLGDGFQRKAVEFQDILKMGRTQLQDAVPMTLGQEFHAFNVLLNEETKNLLRTSELLLEVNLGATAIGTRLNTPDGYQQLAVQKLAEVSNLAVVPAEDLIEATSDCGAYVMVHSALKRLAVKLSKICNDLRLLSSGPRAGLNEINLPELQAGSSIMPAKVNPVVPEVVNQVCFKVIGNDTTVTMASEAGQLQLNVMEPVIGQAMFESIHILTNACYNLLEKCINGITANKEVCEGYVYNSIGIVTYLNPFIGHHNGDIVGKICAETGKSVREVVLERGLLTEAELDDIFSAQNLMHPAYKAKRYTDESEQ; via the coding sequence ATGTTAAACAACATTCGTATCGAAGAAGATTTGTTGGGTACCAGGGAAGTTCCAGCGGATGCCTACTACGGTGTTCACACTCTGAGAGCGATTGAAAACTTCTACATCAGCAACAGCAAAATCAGCGACATCCCTGAGTTTGTCCGTGGCATGGTGATGGTGAAGAAAGCCGCAGCACTGGCCAACAAAGAGCTGCAAACCATTCCTAAGAGCGCTGCAAATGCGATTATCGCCGCGTGCGATGAAGTGCTGAACAACGGCAAATGCATGGACCAGTTCCCGGTTGACGTCTACCAGGGCGGCGCGGGCACCTCCGTCAACATGAATACCAACGAAGTGCTGGCAAACATCGGTCTGGAGCTGATGGGTCACCAAAAAGGTGAATACCAGTACCTCAACCCTAACGATCACGTTAACAAATGTCAGTCTACCAACGATGCTTACCCAACCGGCTTCCGCATCGCGGTCTATGCTTCGGTGGTGAAACTGGTGGACGCGATCAACCAGTTGGGCGATGGCTTCCAGCGTAAAGCGGTTGAGTTCCAGGATATCCTGAAAATGGGTCGTACCCAGTTGCAGGACGCAGTCCCCATGACCCTCGGACAGGAATTCCACGCGTTTAACGTGCTGCTGAATGAAGAGACCAAAAACCTGCTGCGCACCTCTGAGCTGCTGCTGGAAGTGAACCTGGGCGCAACCGCCATCGGTACACGCCTGAACACGCCAGACGGCTATCAGCAGCTGGCGGTTCAGAAGCTGGCGGAAGTGTCTAACCTGGCCGTTGTCCCTGCGGAAGACCTGATTGAAGCGACGTCCGACTGCGGCGCATACGTCATGGTTCATAGCGCCCTGAAACGTCTGGCGGTGAAACTGTCCAAAATCTGTAATGACCTGCGCCTGCTCTCCTCGGGCCCGCGCGCTGGTCTGAACGAGATCAACCTGCCAGAACTGCAGGCGGGTTCGTCCATCATGCCAGCCAAGGTGAACCCGGTTGTGCCAGAAGTGGTGAACCAGGTTTGCTTCAAAGTCATCGGTAACGATACGACCGTGACCATGGCCTCTGAAGCGGGTCAGCTGCAGCTGAACGTGATGGAACCAGTGATTGGCCAGGCGATGTTTGAATCCATCCACATCCTGACCAACGCCTGCTACAACCTGCTGGAAAAATGCATCAACGGCATCACCGCGAATAAAGAAGTGTGTGAAGGTTACGTCTATAACTCCATCGGGATCGTCACCTACCTCAACCCGTTCATCGGCCACCACAACGGCGATATCGTCGGTAAGATTTGTGCCGAAACCGGTAAGAGCGTGCGTGAAGTCGTGCTTGAGCGCGGACTGTTGACCGAAGCTGAGCTGGACGATATCTTCTCGGCCCAGAACTTGATGCACCCGGCGTATAAAGCGAAACGATATACCGATGAAAGCGAACAGTAA
- a CDS encoding transcriptional regulator, whose protein sequence is MQREDVLGQALQLLEIQGIASTTLEMVADRIDYPLDELTRFWPDKEALLYDALRYLSQQVDIWRRQLMLNEELTAEQKLLARYTALTECVSNNRYPGCLFIAACTYFPDPGHPIHQLADQQKRAAHDFTHELLTTLEVDDPAMVAKQMELVLEGCLSRMLVNRSQADVDTAHRLAEDILRFAQCRMGGALT, encoded by the coding sequence GTGCAACGTGAAGACGTACTGGGACAAGCCCTGCAATTACTTGAGATTCAAGGGATCGCCAGCACCACGCTTGAGATGGTCGCCGACCGTATCGATTACCCTCTGGACGAGCTTACCCGCTTCTGGCCCGATAAAGAGGCGCTGCTCTATGACGCCCTGCGCTATCTCAGCCAGCAGGTGGATATCTGGCGCAGGCAGTTGATGTTGAATGAAGAGCTCACGGCAGAGCAAAAGCTGCTGGCGCGTTATACCGCCCTGACGGAATGCGTCAGCAACAACCGCTATCCGGGCTGTCTGTTCATCGCCGCCTGTACGTACTTCCCCGATCCAGGCCACCCCATCCATCAGTTGGCGGATCAGCAAAAACGTGCGGCGCATGATTTTACCCACGAACTGCTGACCACGCTTGAAGTGGATGACCCGGCGATGGTGGCGAAGCAGATGGAGCTGGTGCTGGAAGGTTGCCTGAGCCGCATGCTGGTGAACCGTAGTCAGGCGGATGTGGATACGGCGCATCGACTGGCGGAAGATATTCTCCGCTTTGCTCAGTGCCGTATGGGCGGGGCGTTGACGTAA
- a CDS encoding nickel/cobalt transporter produces MTTQRLTRDWRIPTAGLMVLVLLFAGFTLHTHWNAFIQWCLTTQITLHRYLVMYLLQLNNHQYSGGLWLLTGAFLYGVLHAIGPGHGKFIVTTYLSTNKESELAARVVPFLGSLMQGISAILFVFILAIGFNLASGDISTSRWYVEKVSAVLIGAFGAYVIYQAFKSLRPRRITISSIKPFHQHDEDCGCGHHGVGTDLTKGDWKTRLGVVMAIGARPCSGAIMILMFSNALGIVTWGIAAVMTMSLGTALSIMGLSLAVRYARERTVAYFGGGSTLSWLVPVVKIAGGIVLILFATVLFLTVIPISANGDYIAAGC; encoded by the coding sequence ATGACCACACAACGTCTCACCCGTGACTGGCGCATCCCCACAGCAGGGCTGATGGTGCTGGTACTTCTCTTTGCAGGTTTTACGCTCCACACGCACTGGAATGCCTTTATTCAGTGGTGCCTCACCACACAGATAACCTTACATCGCTACCTGGTGATGTACTTGCTCCAGCTGAATAACCATCAGTACAGCGGCGGTCTGTGGCTACTCACCGGCGCCTTCCTTTATGGCGTACTTCACGCCATCGGACCGGGGCATGGCAAATTCATTGTCACCACCTATCTCAGTACAAATAAAGAAAGCGAATTGGCCGCCCGGGTTGTGCCGTTTCTCGGCAGCCTAATGCAGGGCATCAGCGCCATACTCTTTGTCTTTATACTGGCAATAGGGTTTAACCTCGCCTCGGGGGATATCAGCACCAGCCGATGGTATGTAGAGAAGGTCAGTGCCGTCCTTATTGGCGCATTCGGCGCATATGTCATTTATCAGGCATTCAAAAGCCTGCGTCCGCGTCGAATAACAATTTCCTCGATCAAACCCTTCCACCAGCATGATGAGGATTGCGGTTGTGGCCACCATGGCGTTGGCACCGATCTGACAAAAGGCGACTGGAAAACGCGTCTGGGCGTGGTGATGGCGATTGGCGCGCGGCCGTGCAGCGGTGCGATCATGATCCTGATGTTCTCGAATGCGCTCGGCATTGTCACCTGGGGGATCGCCGCGGTGATGACCATGTCACTGGGTACAGCGCTTTCTATTATGGGTCTCTCGCTGGCGGTACGTTATGCCCGTGAACGCACGGTGGCATATTTCGGCGGCGGGTCAACGCTGAGCTGGCTGGTCCCGGTAGTGAAAATTGCGGGAGGGATCGTACTCATCCTGTTCGCCACCGTCCTGTTCCTGACGGTGATCCCCATTAGCGCCAACGGCGACTACATTGCCGCAGGATGCTAA
- the cutA gene encoding divalent cation tolerance protein CutA, whose product MNTPDAVVVLCTAPDEATAQDLAAKVLAEKLAACVTILPGATSLYYWEGKLEQEYEVQMLLKTNPANQQALLDCLKSHHPYQTPELLVLPVVHGDNDYLSWLNASLR is encoded by the coding sequence GTGAACACGCCCGATGCTGTTGTCGTACTGTGTACCGCCCCTGATGAAGCCACTGCCCAGGATCTCGCCGCCAAAGTGCTGGCCGAAAAACTGGCTGCCTGCGTGACGATCCTCCCCGGTGCCACCTCTCTTTATTACTGGGAAGGCAAGCTGGAGCAGGAGTACGAAGTCCAGATGTTGCTCAAAACCAATCCGGCGAATCAGCAGGCGCTACTCGACTGCCTCAAATCTCATCATCCTTACCAAACTCCGGAACTGCTGGTGCTGCCAGTGGTCCACGGCGATAACGACTATCTCTCATGGCTCAACGCTTCCTTACGCTGA
- the groL gene encoding chaperonin GroEL (60 kDa chaperone family; promotes refolding of misfolded polypeptides especially under stressful conditions; forms two stacked rings of heptamers to form a barrel-shaped 14mer; ends can be capped by GroES; misfolded proteins enter the barrel where they are refolded when GroES binds) yields the protein MAAKDVKFGNDARVKMLRGVNVLADAVKVTLGPKGRNVVLDKSFGAPTITKDGVSVAREIELEDKFENMGAQMVKEVASKANDAAGDGTTTATVLAQAIITEGLKAVAAGMNPMDLKRGIDKAVASAVEELKALSVPCSDSKAIAQVGTISANSDETVGKLIAEAMDKVGKEGVITVEDGTGLEDELDVVEGMQFDRGYLSPYFINKPETGAVELESPFILLADKKISNIREMLPVLEAVAKAGKPLVIIAEDVEGEALATLVVNTMRGIVKVAAVKAPGFGDRRKAMLQDIATLTGGTVISEEIGMELEKATLEDLGQAKRVVINKDTTTIIDGVGEEAAIQGRVGQIRKQIEEATSDYDREKLQERVAKLAGGVAVIKVGAATEVEMKEKKARVDDALHATRAAVEEGVVAGGGVALVRVAAKLAGLTAQNEDQNVGIKVALRAMEAPLRQIVSNAGEEPSVVTNNVKAGEGNYGYNAATEEYGNMIDFGILDPTKVTRSALQYAASVAGLMITTECMVTDLPKGDAPDLGAAGMGGMGGMGGMM from the coding sequence ATGGCAGCTAAAGACGTAAAATTCGGTAACGACGCTCGTGTAAAAATGCTCCGCGGCGTAAACGTACTGGCAGACGCAGTGAAAGTGACCCTGGGTCCGAAAGGTCGTAACGTAGTGCTGGACAAATCCTTCGGCGCGCCAACCATCACCAAAGATGGTGTTTCTGTTGCACGTGAAATCGAGCTGGAAGACAAGTTCGAAAACATGGGTGCGCAGATGGTGAAAGAAGTGGCCTCTAAAGCGAACGACGCTGCAGGCGACGGTACCACCACCGCGACCGTACTGGCGCAGGCTATCATCACTGAAGGTCTGAAAGCCGTTGCTGCGGGTATGAACCCAATGGATCTGAAACGTGGTATCGACAAAGCTGTCGCATCCGCTGTTGAAGAACTGAAAGCGCTGTCCGTACCGTGCTCTGACTCTAAAGCCATTGCTCAGGTTGGTACCATTTCCGCTAACTCCGACGAGACCGTAGGTAAACTGATCGCTGAAGCGATGGACAAAGTTGGTAAAGAAGGCGTGATCACCGTTGAAGACGGTACCGGTCTGGAAGACGAACTGGACGTGGTTGAAGGTATGCAGTTCGACCGCGGTTACCTGTCCCCATACTTCATCAACAAGCCAGAGACTGGCGCAGTTGAACTGGAAAGCCCGTTCATCCTGCTGGCTGACAAGAAAATCTCCAACATCCGCGAAATGCTGCCAGTGCTGGAAGCCGTTGCGAAAGCAGGCAAGCCGCTGGTTATCATCGCTGAAGACGTTGAAGGTGAAGCGCTGGCGACCCTGGTGGTTAACACCATGCGCGGCATCGTGAAAGTGGCTGCGGTTAAAGCACCTGGCTTCGGCGATCGTCGTAAAGCGATGCTGCAGGATATCGCTACCCTGACTGGCGGTACCGTGATCTCTGAAGAGATCGGTATGGAGCTGGAAAAAGCGACCCTGGAAGACCTGGGCCAGGCGAAACGCGTTGTGATCAACAAAGACACCACCACCATCATCGATGGCGTGGGTGAAGAAGCGGCTATTCAGGGCCGCGTTGGTCAGATCCGTAAGCAGATCGAAGAAGCCACTTCTGACTACGACCGTGAAAAACTGCAGGAGCGCGTAGCGAAACTGGCTGGCGGTGTTGCGGTAATCAAAGTCGGTGCTGCGACCGAAGTTGAAATGAAAGAGAAAAAAGCACGCGTTGACGATGCCCTGCACGCGACCCGTGCTGCGGTAGAAGAAGGCGTGGTTGCTGGTGGTGGTGTCGCACTGGTGCGCGTGGCCGCTAAACTGGCTGGCCTGACTGCTCAGAACGAAGATCAGAACGTGGGTATCAAAGTTGCGCTGCGCGCGATGGAAGCGCCACTGCGTCAGATCGTGTCCAACGCCGGTGAAGAGCCATCTGTTGTGACCAACAACGTGAAAGCGGGCGAAGGTAACTACGGTTACAACGCGGCAACTGAAGAATACGGCAACATGATCGACTTCGGTATCCTGGACCCAACAAAAGTAACTCGTTCTGCTCTGCAGTACGCGGCTTCTGTTGCTGGTCTGATGATCACCACCGAGTGCATGGTGACCGACCTGCCAAAAGGCGACGCGCCTGACTTAGGTGCTGCAGGTATGGGCGGCATGGGCGGTATGGGCGGCATGATGTAA
- the yjeH gene encoding L-methionine/branched-chain amino acid transporter: MSGLKQELGLAQGVGLLSTSLLGTGVFAVPALAALVAGNNSLWAWPVLIVLVFPIAIVFAILGRHFPSAGGVAHFVGLAFGPRLQRVTGWLFLSVIPVGLPAALHIATGFGQALFGWHNAQLLLAELGTLAIVWWVGSRGASSSANLQTLVAVLIVALIGAIWWVGDITIKEIPFPAVTDVDHSQLFAALSVMFWCFVGLEAFAHLASEFKQPERDFPRALMIGLLLAGTVYWACTVLVLHFNAFGADVAAAASLPDIVVELFGVKALWVACVIGYLACFASLNIYIQSFARLVWSQALDKPENRLARLSKRQLPLNALNAVLGCCVLSSLCIYALDINLDALIVYANGIFIMIYLLCMLAGCRLLKGRYKALAVVGGVLCLLLLAMVGWKSMYAIVMLAVLWLFLPKQQNP; this comes from the coding sequence ATGAGTGGACTCAAGCAGGAGTTGGGGCTGGCACAGGGCGTTGGCTTACTCTCCACCTCCTTGTTAGGCACGGGCGTGTTTGCCGTACCCGCCCTGGCCGCGCTGGTCGCGGGGAATAACAGCCTGTGGGCGTGGCCGGTGCTGATTGTGCTGGTGTTCCCGATAGCAATTGTGTTTGCCATCCTGGGCCGACATTTCCCCAGCGCGGGCGGCGTGGCGCATTTTGTCGGGCTCGCCTTTGGCCCGCGGCTGCAGCGTGTTACCGGCTGGCTGTTTCTCTCCGTCATTCCGGTTGGCCTCCCTGCGGCACTGCATATTGCGACCGGATTTGGTCAGGCGCTGTTTGGCTGGCATAACGCGCAGCTGCTGCTGGCAGAGCTGGGTACGCTGGCTATCGTCTGGTGGGTGGGCTCTCGCGGCGCCAGCTCAAGCGCGAATCTGCAAACGCTGGTTGCGGTGCTGATTGTCGCGCTCATTGGCGCTATCTGGTGGGTGGGTGATATCACAATAAAGGAAATTCCCTTTCCGGCGGTAACAGACGTCGACCATTCACAGCTTTTTGCCGCGCTCTCCGTCATGTTCTGGTGTTTTGTGGGCCTGGAAGCCTTTGCCCATCTGGCGTCGGAATTTAAGCAGCCTGAACGCGATTTCCCCCGCGCGTTGATGATTGGCCTGCTGCTGGCGGGTACGGTCTATTGGGCGTGCACCGTGCTGGTATTACACTTCAACGCGTTCGGTGCGGATGTCGCTGCCGCTGCATCGCTGCCGGATATTGTGGTTGAACTGTTCGGTGTGAAAGCGCTGTGGGTCGCCTGCGTCATCGGCTATCTGGCCTGTTTTGCCAGCCTGAATATTTATATCCAGAGCTTTGCCCGGCTGGTGTGGTCGCAGGCGCTCGACAAACCTGAGAATCGCCTCGCGCGCCTGTCTAAACGCCAGCTTCCGCTGAATGCCCTGAATGCTGTGCTGGGCTGCTGCGTCCTGAGTTCGCTGTGCATTTATGCGCTGGATATCAATCTGGACGCGCTGATCGTTTACGCCAACGGCATTTTCATCATGATCTACCTGCTGTGCATGCTGGCGGGTTGTCGTCTGCTGAAAGGTCGCTATAAAGCGCTGGCGGTCGTCGGGGGTGTGCTTTGCCTGCTGTTGCTGGCGATGGTGGGCTGGAAGAGTATGTACGCCATCGTCATGCTGGCGGTGCTGTGGCTGTTTTTACCGAAACAGCAGAATCCGTAG
- a CDS encoding co-chaperone GroES — MSIRPLHDRVIVKRKEVETKSAGGIVLTGSAAAKSTRGEIIAVGKGRILENGTVQPLDVKVGDIVIFNDGYGVKSEKIDNEEVLIMSESDILAIVEA; from the coding sequence ATGAGTATTCGTCCGTTACATGATCGTGTGATCGTCAAACGTAAAGAAGTTGAAACCAAGTCTGCTGGCGGCATCGTTCTGACTGGTTCTGCAGCAGCCAAATCAACGCGTGGCGAAATCATCGCTGTCGGTAAGGGCCGCATCCTGGAAAACGGAACTGTGCAGCCGCTGGACGTTAAAGTTGGTGACATCGTCATTTTCAACGATGGCTACGGCGTGAAATCCGAGAAGATCGACAATGAAGAAGTGTTGATCATGTCCGAGAGCGACATTCTGGCAATTGTTGAAGCGTAA
- a CDS encoding FxsA family protein, which produces MRWIPFIAFFLYVYIEISIFIQVAHVLGVLLTLILVIFTSVIGMSLVRNQGFKNFLLMQQKMAAGESPAAEMIKSVSLIIAGLLLILPGFFTDFLGLLLLLPPVQKHLTMKLLPHLRFSRMPGGGFSTGPGDTFEGEYQRKDDQRDRLDHKDDR; this is translated from the coding sequence GTGCGCTGGATACCGTTTATTGCTTTCTTTCTCTATGTTTACATTGAGATTTCGATTTTCATCCAAGTTGCCCACGTGCTGGGCGTCCTGCTGACGCTGATTCTGGTGATCTTCACCTCCGTCATCGGCATGTCGCTGGTGCGTAATCAGGGTTTCAAAAATTTCCTGTTAATGCAGCAGAAGATGGCCGCGGGCGAGAGCCCGGCAGCCGAGATGATCAAAAGCGTGTCGCTGATTATTGCGGGCCTGCTGCTCATCCTGCCGGGCTTCTTCACCGATTTCCTCGGCCTGTTGCTGCTGTTACCGCCGGTGCAGAAGCACCTAACCATGAAGCTGCTGCCGCATCTGCGTTTCAGCCGCATGCCGGGTGGCGGGTTCAGCACCGGGCCGGGTGATACGTTTGAAGGAGAATACCAGCGTAAGGATGACCAGCGCGACCGTTTAGATCATAAAGACGATCGCTGA
- a CDS encoding DUF4156 domain-containing protein yields MRVKVCAGIVGAALLLAGCSSSNELSAAGQGVRFVEDKPGSECQLLGTATGEQSNWMSGQHGEEGGSMRGAANALRNQAAAMGGNVIYGVSSPTQGMLSSFVPTASQMNGQVYKCPN; encoded by the coding sequence ATGCGCGTAAAAGTCTGTGCAGGGATTGTAGGGGCAGCATTGCTGCTGGCGGGTTGTAGCTCCAGCAATGAGCTGTCGGCAGCGGGCCAGGGCGTTCGCTTTGTGGAAGATAAGCCGGGTAGTGAATGCCAGCTGTTAGGCACGGCAACCGGCGAGCAAAGTAACTGGATGTCAGGTCAGCATGGCGAAGAGGGCGGCTCTATGCGCGGTGCGGCGAATGCCCTGCGTAACCAGGCTGCGGCAATGGGCGGTAACGTAATTTACGGGGTGAGCAGCCCAACGCAGGGTATGCTGTCCAGCTTCGTCCCGACCGCCAGCCAGATGAATGGCCAGGTCTATAAGTGCCCGAACTGA
- a CDS encoding anaerobic C4-dicarboxylate transporter → MFGAELVIVLLAIYLGARLGGIGIGFAGGLGVLVLTLLFQIKPGAIPFDVIEIIMAVIAAIAAMQVAGGMDYLVSLAERMLRRHPKYITFLAPLVTWFMTILAGTGHTAFSTLPVITEVAKEQGIRPSRPLSIAVVASQIAITASPISAAVVFFAGILEPMGVSYLTLLAICIPVTLIAVMITAVLCNFLGAELKDDPVYQERLAKGEVKLRGSQVFELKPHAKRSVLLFLIGIVAVMFYATAISDTVGLIQNPVLPRNEAIVVFMLTIATLISITCKIDTSEVLNASTFKSGMSACVCVLGVAWLGDTFVKAHISDIQTVAGDLLHNYPWLLAVVLFFAATLLYSQAATTKALMPAALMLGVTPLTAIASFAAVSALFVLPTYPTLLAAVEMDDTGSTRIGKYVFNHAFLIPGVVAITLCVILGFIIGGIVL, encoded by the coding sequence ATGTTTGGAGCAGAACTCGTCATCGTCTTGTTGGCGATTTATTTGGGCGCACGACTCGGGGGGATCGGCATCGGTTTTGCCGGCGGTCTCGGGGTGCTCGTTCTTACCCTTCTCTTTCAGATCAAACCCGGCGCAATCCCTTTTGACGTTATCGAAATCATCATGGCAGTTATTGCAGCTATCGCGGCCATGCAGGTCGCAGGCGGTATGGACTACCTGGTGAGCCTGGCGGAGCGTATGCTGCGCCGCCATCCCAAATATATTACCTTCCTTGCCCCGCTGGTGACCTGGTTTATGACCATTCTCGCCGGTACTGGCCACACTGCTTTTTCAACGCTGCCGGTGATTACTGAAGTGGCGAAGGAACAAGGTATTCGCCCGTCGCGTCCGCTCTCTATTGCAGTAGTCGCGTCCCAGATTGCGATTACCGCATCACCGATTTCCGCTGCGGTGGTCTTCTTCGCCGGGATCCTTGAGCCGATGGGCGTAAGCTACCTGACGCTGCTGGCGATCTGTATTCCGGTAACGCTGATTGCAGTCATGATTACCGCTGTGCTCTGTAACTTTCTCGGTGCCGAGCTGAAAGACGACCCTGTTTACCAGGAACGCCTGGCGAAAGGTGAAGTGAAGCTGCGCGGTAGCCAGGTCTTCGAACTGAAGCCACACGCAAAACGCTCCGTGCTGCTGTTCCTGATTGGCATTGTCGCCGTGATGTTCTACGCGACCGCCATCAGTGACACCGTGGGGCTGATCCAGAACCCGGTCCTGCCGCGTAACGAAGCGATTGTGGTGTTCATGCTGACCATCGCCACGCTGATTAGCATCACCTGTAAAATTGACACCAGCGAAGTGCTGAACGCCAGCACCTTTAAATCCGGTATGAGCGCCTGCGTGTGCGTACTGGGCGTAGCCTGGCTCGGTGATACCTTCGTGAAAGCGCACATCAGCGACATCCAGACCGTAGCAGGCGACCTGCTGCACAACTATCCGTGGCTGCTGGCGGTCGTGCTGTTCTTTGCTGCGACCCTGCTCTACTCTCAGGCCGCCACCACCAAAGCGCTGATGCCTGCGGCACTGATGCTGGGTGTGACGCCGCTGACGGCAATTGCCTCTTTCGCGGCGGTTTCTGCGCTGTTCGTATTGCCAACCTACCCAACCCTGCTGGCGGCGGTTGAAATGGATGACACCGGCTCAACGCGTATCGGTAAGTACGTGTTTAACCACGCGTTCCTGATCCCGGGCGTCGTCGCCATTACGCTTTGTGTGATCCTCGGCTTTATCATCGGTGGCATTGTGCTGTAA